A portion of the Mauremys reevesii isolate NIE-2019 linkage group 18, ASM1616193v1, whole genome shotgun sequence genome contains these proteins:
- the BCR gene encoding breakpoint cluster region protein isoform X4 → MWELLVADYTMQGIFRYFYQSCTYRSQADSTGKRTHAGNTTLWTHVRNKVRREKLDPQVLQDKDWQRTVISMNGVEVKLSVKFTSREFSLKRMPSRKQTGVFGVKIAIVTKRERSKVPYIVRQCVEEIERRGMEEVGIYRVSGVATDIQALKAAFDVNNKDVSVMMSEMDVNAIAGTLKLYFRELPEPLFTDELYPNFAEGIALSDPVAKESCMLNLLLSLPEPNLVTFLFLLDHLKRVAERESINKMSLHNLATVFGPTLLRPSEKDSKIPANPTQPITMTDSWSLEVMSQVQVLLYFLQLETIPTPDSKRQSILFSTEV, encoded by the exons ATGTGGGAACTGCTGGTTGCCGACTACACTATGCAAGGGATCTTCAGATATTTCTACCAGAGCTGTACCTATCGGAGCCAGGCAGATTCAACGGGGAAACGCACACATGCCGGCAACACCACGCTGTGGACTCATGTCCGTAACAAAGTACGCAGAGAAAAG CTGGATCCGCAGGTGTTACAGGATAAAGATTGGCAACGCACAGTCATCTCAATGAATGGA GTTGAAGTGAAGCTGTCAGTGAAATTTACCAGCCGGGAGTTTAGTCTGAAAAGAATGCCATCTCGTAAACAGACTGGGGTCTTTGGAGTCAAGATTGCCATTGTCACCAA gagagagagatcaaaggtGCCTTACATTGTGCGCCAGTGCGTGGAGGAGATAGAGCGACGTGGGATGGAGGAGGTGGGCATCTACCGTGTCTCTGGGGTTGCAACTGATATCCAAGCTTTGAAAGCTGCTTTTGATGTCA ACAACAAAGATGTGTCCGTGATGATGAGCGAGATGGATGTTAATGCCATTGCAGGGACATTAAAATTATACTTCAGAGAACTGCCTGAACCCCTCTTCACAGACGAACTGTACCCCAACTTTGCTGAGGGCATTG CACTTTCAGACCCTGTTGCAAAGGAAAGCTGCATGCTGAACTTACTGCTCTCACTTCCAGAACCCAACCTCGTGacattccttttccttctggacCATTTAAAAAG GGTTGCCGAGAGAGAGAGCATCAACAAGATGTCCCTGCACAACCTGGCAACTGTCTTTGGACCAACGCTGCTCAGACCCTCAGAGAAGGACAGTAAGATTCCTGCTAACCCAACCCAGCCTATAACAATGACTGATAGCTGGTCACTAGAAGTCATGTCCCAG GTTCAAGTTCTTCTTTACTTCCTGCAGTTGGAGACTATCCCCACCCCAGACAGCAAAAGGCAAAGCATCCTCTTTTCCACAGAGGTGTAG